A window of the Lysobacter panacisoli genome harbors these coding sequences:
- a CDS encoding HisA/HisF-related TIM barrel protein — translation MNASPSFRRAAGFQLYPAIDVRDGRVVRLHQGDYERETRYEPTPIDLARRYVAQGAQWLHLVDLDAARLGGYSLHTLVCEIADAGLRVQTGGGVRSDDDIARILDAGAERVVIGSLAVREPVRVGGWIERFGADRLTFALDARQDARGEWCLPVAGWTRDSGARLDDMLDTFAEAGVTNLLCTDIARDGTLGGPNLELYRLLASLAPGLEIQASGGIRDIDDIVASQAVGCAGAVLGKALIENAFDLSDAIDRVRAC, via the coding sequence ATGAACGCCTCGCCTTCGTTCCGGCGTGCCGCCGGGTTCCAACTGTATCCAGCGATCGATGTTCGCGACGGGCGCGTGGTGCGCCTGCATCAGGGCGACTACGAACGCGAGACGCGCTATGAACCGACGCCGATCGATCTCGCCCGACGTTATGTCGCCCAGGGCGCGCAGTGGCTGCACCTGGTGGATCTCGATGCGGCCCGATTGGGCGGCTATTCGCTGCACACGCTGGTGTGTGAGATCGCCGATGCAGGCCTGCGCGTGCAGACAGGCGGCGGCGTACGCAGCGACGATGACATCGCGCGCATCCTCGATGCGGGCGCCGAACGCGTCGTGATCGGTTCGCTCGCGGTGCGCGAGCCCGTTCGAGTTGGCGGCTGGATCGAGCGCTTCGGTGCGGACCGGCTGACCTTCGCGCTGGATGCGCGCCAGGACGCGCGGGGAGAGTGGTGCTTGCCCGTCGCTGGCTGGACCCGAGACAGCGGTGCGCGGCTGGACGACATGCTGGATACGTTCGCGGAAGCGGGCGTCACAAACCTGCTATGCACCGACATCGCCCGCGACGGAACACTTGGCGGGCCGAATCTTGAGCTGTATCGCCTGCTCGCATCGCTGGCGCCGGGCCTTGAAATCCAGGCCTCGGGAGGCATCCGTGACATCGACGACATCGTGGCGTCGCAGGCGGTCGGCTGCGCGGGTGCGGTGCTGGGCAAGGCGCTGATCGAGAACGCGTTCGACCTGTCCGACGCCATCGACAGGGTGCGCGCATGTTGA
- the hisF gene encoding imidazole glycerol phosphate synthase subunit HisF yields the protein MLSRRIVPCLDVRDGRVVKGVRFRDHVDMGDIVELALRYRDEGADELVFYDITASPEGRSVDREWVERVACVIDIPFCVAGGIRSVEDARAVLHAGADKVSVNTPALERPDLIGELADAFGVQCVVVGIDSLRDEDGEWRVRQYTGDPSRTRALARRTLDWVEEAQRRGAGEIVLNCMGSDGVRSGYDIEQLAAVRERCTVPLVASGGAGAIEHFAQVFREADVDAALAASVFHSGAVPIPDLKRHLRGQGMEVRDVD from the coding sequence ATGTTGAGTCGGCGCATCGTTCCCTGCCTTGATGTCCGCGACGGTCGGGTCGTCAAGGGCGTTCGATTCCGCGACCACGTCGATATGGGCGATATCGTGGAGCTTGCGCTGCGCTATCGCGATGAAGGGGCCGACGAACTGGTCTTCTACGACATCACCGCAAGCCCCGAGGGGCGTAGTGTGGATCGGGAATGGGTCGAGCGTGTCGCATGCGTGATCGACATTCCGTTCTGCGTGGCCGGTGGCATCCGCAGTGTCGAGGATGCGCGCGCGGTTCTGCATGCGGGTGCGGACAAGGTGTCGGTCAACACGCCGGCCCTCGAACGGCCAGACCTGATCGGCGAACTCGCCGACGCGTTCGGCGTGCAGTGCGTGGTGGTCGGCATCGACAGCCTTCGCGACGAGGACGGCGAATGGCGGGTCCGCCAGTACACCGGCGATCCGTCGCGCACGCGTGCGCTGGCGCGGCGCACGCTCGACTGGGTGGAAGAGGCGCAACGCCGCGGCGCCGGCGAGATCGTACTGAACTGCATGGGAAGCGACGGCGTGCGCTCGGGCTACGACATCGAGCAACTTGCTGCGGTGCGCGAGCGTTGCACGGTGCCGCTGGTCGCTTCCGGCGGCGCTGGCGCCATCGAGCATTTCGCACAGGTGTTCCGCGAGGCCGACGTCGATGCGGCGCTGGCAGCGAGTGTGTTCCACTCGGGCGCGGTGCCGATCCCCGATCTGAAGCGGCACCTGCGCGGGCAGGGTATGGAGGTGCGCGATGTCGATTGA
- the hisIE gene encoding bifunctional phosphoribosyl-AMP cyclohydrolase/phosphoribosyl-ATP diphosphatase HisIE — MSIELPFVVDELAWDKQSGLLPAVVQDVDTMRVLMLGYMDRDALRATLDSGHVTFFSRSRQRLWTKGETSGHFLDLASIEADCDGDTLLVQARPHGPTCHLERDSCFGDAPARSASFLQELDALIATRDRERPAESYTTRLFEGGVRRIAQKVGEEGVETALAAVAQGDAELLGEAGDLVYHLLVLLRARGLCLADLEALLRERHGH, encoded by the coding sequence ATGTCGATTGAACTTCCGTTCGTCGTGGACGAGCTCGCGTGGGACAAGCAGTCCGGCCTGCTGCCCGCGGTGGTGCAGGACGTGGACACGATGCGCGTCCTGATGCTGGGCTACATGGATCGCGATGCGTTGCGCGCCACGCTCGACAGCGGGCACGTCACGTTCTTCAGTCGCAGCCGGCAGCGCCTGTGGACCAAGGGCGAGACGTCCGGGCATTTCCTCGATCTGGCCTCGATCGAAGCCGATTGCGACGGCGACACATTGCTGGTGCAGGCGCGGCCGCATGGGCCGACCTGCCACCTGGAGCGCGACAGTTGCTTCGGCGACGCGCCCGCGCGGTCCGCTTCGTTCCTGCAGGAGCTCGATGCACTCATCGCCACGCGCGACCGTGAACGGCCGGCGGAAAGCTATACCACGCGGCTGTTCGAAGGCGGCGTGCGCCGGATCGCGCAGAAGGTGGGCGAGGAGGGCGTCGAAACCGCGCTGGCGGCGGTCGCGCAGGGCGATGCGGAGCTGCTCGGCGAGGCCGGCGATCTGGTCTACCACCTGCTGGTCCTGTTGCGCGCGCGCGGCCTTTGCCTTGCCGACCTGGAGGCATTGCTGCGCGAGCGGCACGGGCACTGA
- a CDS encoding calcineurin-like phosphoesterase C-terminal domain-containing protein, producing MSRTLSALFLCLLASTTVAHAADAVGTVYDDVNRNGQRDRNERGIAGIKVSNGRELALTDAQGRYTLPARDGSTLFVIKPPSYAVANGDNGLPRFWHHVFPQGSPALRYGGIAPTTSDGYDFPLHRERAQPRDLDMLLFGDPQPKSRTDVGYYERDIVQPLAGRHEARLGLSLGDIVNDDLSLYADMNRVTATLGVPWLHVPGNHDLDFDATRDEDALLTFRNVFGPDTYAWEEPQASFIVMDDVVYQPGRKPSYVGGLRDDQFAFLQAYLATLPKERRVVIAVHIPFFEPVPGVETFRRTDRERLFALLKDHTQVLLLSAHTHNQRHYYHDASTGWHGAKPLHEYNAGATCGAFWSGVKDAQGIPDTTMSDGTPNGYARVVFKPDGAYSLRYQVARGARDEAIGLHAPKVLRRGAWQAFGVYANVYMGDADSRVEYRIDEGEWRAMKRVEQPDPRLVAENIADDAATALRGYDRSPEADPSTHLWRGTLPTDLSAGEHRIEVRTFDRWQGEQRAQTRYRLDDAQE from the coding sequence ATGTCCCGCACGCTGTCCGCCTTGTTCCTGTGCCTTCTCGCCAGTACGACCGTTGCGCACGCGGCCGATGCCGTCGGCACCGTCTACGACGACGTCAACCGCAATGGCCAGCGCGACCGCAACGAGCGCGGCATCGCTGGAATCAAGGTGTCGAACGGGCGCGAGCTTGCGCTGACGGACGCGCAGGGCCGTTACACGCTTCCCGCGCGCGACGGCAGCACGCTGTTCGTGATCAAGCCGCCGTCTTACGCGGTTGCGAATGGTGACAATGGCCTGCCGCGGTTCTGGCACCACGTGTTCCCGCAGGGATCGCCCGCCTTGCGTTACGGTGGCATCGCGCCGACGACGTCGGACGGGTACGACTTCCCCCTGCATCGCGAGCGAGCGCAGCCACGTGACCTCGACATGCTGCTGTTCGGCGATCCGCAGCCCAAGAGCCGCACCGACGTCGGCTATTACGAACGCGACATCGTGCAGCCGCTGGCCGGCCGCCACGAGGCGCGGCTCGGGCTGAGCCTGGGCGACATCGTCAACGACGACCTCAGCCTGTACGCCGACATGAATCGCGTGACCGCGACGCTCGGCGTGCCTTGGCTGCACGTCCCGGGTAACCACGACCTCGACTTCGACGCGACGCGAGACGAGGACGCGCTGCTGACGTTCCGCAACGTGTTCGGTCCCGACACCTACGCGTGGGAGGAGCCGCAGGCGAGTTTCATCGTCATGGACGACGTGGTCTACCAGCCGGGCAGGAAGCCGTCCTACGTGGGCGGACTGCGCGACGACCAGTTCGCGTTCCTGCAGGCGTACCTGGCGACGCTACCGAAGGAGCGGCGCGTGGTGATCGCCGTGCACATCCCGTTCTTCGAACCTGTGCCGGGCGTGGAAACGTTCCGCCGTACCGATCGCGAGCGCCTGTTCGCGCTGCTCAAGGACCACACGCAGGTGCTGCTGCTCAGCGCGCACACGCACAACCAGCGCCACTACTACCACGACGCCTCGACCGGCTGGCACGGCGCGAAGCCGCTGCACGAGTACAACGCAGGCGCGACCTGCGGCGCGTTCTGGTCGGGCGTGAAGGATGCTCAGGGCATCCCGGACACGACGATGAGCGACGGTACGCCGAATGGCTATGCGCGTGTCGTCTTCAAGCCGGACGGTGCGTATTCGCTGCGCTACCAGGTGGCGCGCGGTGCGCGTGACGAGGCCATCGGGCTGCACGCACCGAAGGTCCTGCGTCGTGGCGCATGGCAGGCGTTCGGCGTGTACGCCAACGTCTACATGGGCGATGCCGACAGTCGCGTCGAGTACCGCATCGATGAAGGTGAATGGCGCGCGATGAAGCGCGTCGAGCAGCCCGATCCGCGGTTGGTCGCGGAGAACATCGCGGACGACGCGGCGACCGCGCTGCGCGGCTACGACCGTTCGCCGGAGGCGGATCCGTCCACGCATCTGTGGCGCGGCACGTTGCCGACAGACTTGTCGGCCGGGGAACACCGCATCGAGGTGCGCACCTTCGACCGCTGGCAGGGCGAACAGCGTGCGCAAACGCGCTATCGTCTGGACGACGCGCAGGAGTAA
- a CDS encoding YdeI/OmpD-associated family protein, with translation MAAELPTDLPIKLFRTEAAWEKWLAAHGGAPGLWLKIAKKDQGVTSVTYSQALDVALCHGWIDGLKRACDEQYFLQRFTPRKAKSLWSKLNVARVEKLVAGGRMRAGGQREVDAAKADGRWQAAYHSASGMEVPPELAAALAKNAKARKSFESLNGTNRYAFCWRVHTAKKPETKQARVEKFIGMLERGEKIHA, from the coding sequence ATGGCCGCCGAGCTTCCGACCGATCTGCCGATCAAGCTGTTCCGGACGGAAGCCGCGTGGGAGAAATGGCTGGCCGCGCACGGCGGCGCACCGGGACTGTGGCTGAAGATCGCCAAGAAGGACCAGGGCGTGACGTCGGTGACGTATTCGCAGGCGCTCGACGTCGCGCTGTGCCACGGTTGGATCGACGGGCTCAAGCGCGCCTGCGACGAGCAGTACTTCCTGCAGCGCTTCACGCCGCGCAAGGCGAAAAGCCTGTGGTCGAAGCTCAACGTCGCGCGCGTGGAGAAGCTCGTGGCCGGCGGGCGCATGCGGGCCGGTGGGCAGCGCGAAGTGGACGCGGCGAAGGCCGATGGACGCTGGCAGGCTGCCTACCATTCCGCCAGCGGCATGGAGGTTCCGCCCGAACTGGCCGCGGCGCTGGCGAAGAACGCGAAGGCGCGGAAATCCTTCGAGTCGCTCAACGGCACCAACCGCTACGCGTTCTGCTGGCGCGTGCACACCGCGAAGAAGCCCGAGACGAAACAGGCCCGGGTGGAGAAGTTCATCGGGATGCTGGAGCGCGGGGAGAAGATCCACGCCTGA
- the mtnC gene encoding acireductone synthase: MTIRAILTDIEGTTSSISFVKDVLFPYARRALPRFVAARGKEPAVRKWLDTVAAENGGMCEDAMIVEVLQGWIDEDRKHTALKALQGMIWADGYKSADFTAHIYPDAAPALRQWHAAGLPLYVYSSGSVPAQRLFFGHSDAGDLTSLFSGWYDTEMGGKREAQSYRNIVESIGIPAGEILFLSDVVEELDAAREAGLQTALIDRLDDYAQPRTGDATHGHARVVSFADLAVS, encoded by the coding sequence ATGACCATCCGCGCCATCCTCACCGACATCGAAGGCACCACCAGCAGCATCTCCTTCGTCAAGGACGTGCTGTTCCCGTACGCGCGCCGCGCCCTGCCCCGCTTCGTCGCCGCACGCGGCAAGGAGCCGGCGGTGCGCAAGTGGCTCGACACGGTCGCCGCCGAGAACGGCGGCATGTGCGAGGACGCGATGATCGTGGAAGTGCTGCAGGGCTGGATCGACGAGGATCGCAAGCACACCGCGCTGAAGGCGCTGCAGGGCATGATCTGGGCCGATGGCTACAAGAGCGCCGACTTCACCGCGCACATCTATCCCGACGCCGCACCGGCGCTGCGCCAGTGGCACGCCGCGGGCCTGCCGCTGTACGTGTATTCCTCCGGCAGCGTGCCGGCGCAGCGGCTGTTCTTCGGCCACAGCGACGCGGGCGACCTGACCTCCCTGTTCTCCGGCTGGTACGACACCGAGATGGGCGGCAAGCGCGAGGCGCAGAGCTATCGCAACATCGTCGAGTCCATCGGCATTCCGGCCGGCGAGATCCTGTTCCTGTCGGACGTGGTCGAAGAACTCGACGCCGCGCGCGAGGCCGGCCTGCAGACCGCATTGATCGACCGCCTCGACGACTACGCACAACCGCGCACCGGCGATGCGACGCATGGCCATGCGCGAGTGGTGTCGTTCGCCGACCTCGCGGTGTCCTGA
- a CDS encoding 1,2-dihydroxy-3-keto-5-methylthiopentene dioxygenase: MSRLRIFDENDTATPTLTTSDHAEMARELAKIGVGFEQWQANAPVAPGDSPEKIMDAYRADIDRLIAERGFKTVDVVSIAPDNPQREAMRTKFLDEHFHKEDEVRFFVAGSGLFSLHVNAQVYEVKCEQGDLIAVPDGATHWFDMGPEPSFVAIRFFTEPDGWVGHFTGTDIAQRFPRYEKGQAG, translated from the coding sequence ATGAGCCGCCTGCGCATCTTTGACGAGAACGACACCGCCACGCCGACCCTGACCACCAGCGACCACGCCGAGATGGCGCGCGAACTGGCGAAGATCGGCGTCGGCTTCGAACAGTGGCAGGCCAACGCGCCCGTCGCGCCCGGCGATTCGCCGGAGAAGATCATGGACGCGTATCGCGCCGACATCGACCGCCTCATCGCCGAGCGCGGTTTCAAGACGGTCGACGTGGTCAGCATCGCGCCGGACAATCCGCAGCGCGAAGCCATGCGCACCAAGTTCCTCGACGAGCACTTCCACAAGGAAGACGAAGTGCGTTTCTTCGTCGCCGGCTCGGGCCTGTTCTCCCTGCACGTGAACGCGCAGGTGTACGAAGTGAAGTGCGAACAGGGCGACCTGATCGCCGTGCCCGATGGCGCCACGCACTGGTTCGACATGGGCCCAGAACCGAGCTTCGTCGCGATCCGCTTCTTCACCGAGCCGGACGGCTGGGTCGGCCATTTCACCGGCACCGACATCGCCCAGCGTTTCCCGCGCTACGAGAAGGGCCAGGCGGGCTGA
- a CDS encoding methylthioribulose 1-phosphate dehydratase produces MTASLPYDPQRLAHCAGEIIVNVRELSALGWTPATSSNFSRRMDERHIAITVSGRDKGKLTEADIMVVDVDAQPVATSQKSSAETLLHTQLYKRFPEIGCVLHTHSRTQTVASRLYAGIGHVHLEGYELLKAFSGNTTHEISVELPVLPNSQDMHTLAAQVDCLLDRQQLWGYLIDGHGLYAWGRDMPEARRHLEAFEFLLGCELDLRRLQR; encoded by the coding sequence ATGACTGCCTCCCTTCCCTACGACCCCCAGCGCCTGGCGCATTGCGCCGGCGAGATCATCGTCAACGTGCGCGAGCTCTCCGCGCTCGGCTGGACGCCGGCGACGAGCAGCAACTTCTCGCGCCGGATGGACGAGCGCCACATCGCCATCACCGTGTCCGGCCGCGACAAGGGCAAGCTGACCGAAGCCGACATCATGGTCGTGGACGTGGACGCCCAGCCGGTTGCGACCAGCCAGAAGTCCTCCGCCGAGACCCTGCTGCACACGCAGCTGTACAAGCGCTTCCCGGAGATCGGCTGCGTCCTGCACACCCATTCGCGCACGCAGACGGTGGCCTCGCGCCTGTACGCCGGCATCGGCCACGTGCACCTGGAAGGCTACGAACTCTTGAAAGCCTTCTCCGGCAACACCACCCATGAGATCAGCGTCGAACTGCCCGTGCTGCCCAACAGCCAGGACATGCACACGCTGGCCGCACAGGTCGATTGCCTGCTCGACCGCCAGCAGCTGTGGGGCTACCTGATCGACGGCCACGGCCTGTACGCCTGGGGCCGCGACATGCCGGAAGCGCGACGCCATCTGGAAGCTTTCGAATTCCTGCTCGGCTGCGAGCTTGACCTGAGGAGACTGCAGCGATGA
- a CDS encoding high-potential iron-sulfur protein: MNAHDHARRRFLRRTALAALASLAGGAIAGQAAKPAAKPAAKPAAPAALPKLPLDNPQAKALAYTENAAAVKHTLFKPGSDCANCNFYKGAKGQAYGPCQMFPQHSVAAKGWCSAWAKKV; this comes from the coding sequence ATGAACGCTCATGATCACGCTCGGCGGCGCTTCCTGCGCCGGACGGCCCTCGCGGCCCTCGCCAGCCTCGCCGGAGGCGCCATCGCCGGCCAGGCGGCCAAACCCGCAGCCAAACCCGCAGCGAAGCCTGCCGCACCGGCGGCCCTGCCCAAGCTGCCGCTGGACAATCCGCAGGCCAAGGCACTGGCCTATACCGAGAACGCGGCGGCGGTGAAGCACACGCTGTTCAAGCCGGGCAGCGACTGCGCCAACTGCAACTTCTACAAGGGTGCGAAGGGGCAGGCCTACGGGCCGTGCCAGATGTTCCCGCAGCACTCGGTGGCGGCCAAGGGATGGTGCTCGGCCTGGGCGAAGAAGGTCTGA
- a CDS encoding amino acid permease — protein MLRQLWATKHPHASHAEAEGLSLHRTLGPWGLTALGIGAVIGGGIFVITGQAAADHAGPAIMLSFILAAICCTFCALAYAEFAAMVPVSGSAYTYTYATLGELAAWFIGWMLVLEYGVSASAVAVSWTGYFLSLLEHFHIYLPKALVSAPLDGQLRPTGAIANLPAAGIVLLLTWLCYVGIRKSSAMNMAMVVLKTGLIVLVIFAGWKYIDPANWHPFIPANEGPGKYGFEGVLRGAALVFFAYIGFEAVSVAAQESHKPQRDLPIGMLLSLAICTVLYIAMAAVMTGLVPYAQLGTDEPVVTAVAAHPELGWLRIVVEIGALIGLSSVVLVMIIGQPRIFMIMARDGLLPPVFTRIHPEYRTPHINTVITGIGIAVLAALFPLDVLGELTSMGTLIAFAAVCGGVLILRRTQPDLPRPFRIPFAWLICTAGILSCLALLSTMTAHNWFLMVVWTAAGFLIYFLYGFKHSRMRG, from the coding sequence ATGCTCCGACAACTCTGGGCAACCAAACACCCGCACGCGAGCCACGCCGAAGCGGAAGGCCTGAGCCTGCACCGCACGCTCGGGCCGTGGGGCCTGACCGCGCTGGGCATCGGCGCAGTCATCGGCGGCGGCATCTTCGTCATCACCGGACAGGCCGCGGCCGACCACGCCGGTCCGGCGATCATGCTGTCCTTCATCCTCGCCGCGATCTGCTGCACCTTCTGTGCGCTGGCCTACGCCGAGTTCGCGGCGATGGTGCCGGTCTCCGGCAGCGCCTACACCTACACCTACGCGACGCTGGGCGAACTGGCGGCGTGGTTCATCGGCTGGATGCTGGTACTGGAATACGGCGTATCCGCCTCGGCGGTCGCGGTGAGCTGGACCGGCTACTTCCTGAGCCTGCTAGAACACTTCCACATCTATCTGCCCAAGGCGCTGGTCAGTGCGCCACTCGACGGGCAACTGCGCCCGACCGGCGCGATCGCCAACCTGCCCGCCGCGGGCATCGTGCTGCTGCTGACCTGGCTGTGCTACGTCGGCATCCGCAAGTCGTCGGCGATGAACATGGCGATGGTAGTGCTCAAGACCGGCCTGATCGTGCTGGTGATCTTCGCCGGCTGGAAGTACATCGACCCGGCCAACTGGCATCCCTTCATCCCCGCCAACGAAGGCCCGGGCAAGTACGGCTTCGAAGGCGTGCTGCGCGGCGCGGCGCTGGTGTTCTTCGCCTACATCGGCTTCGAGGCGGTGTCGGTGGCGGCGCAGGAATCGCACAAGCCGCAGCGCGACCTGCCGATCGGCATGCTGCTCTCGCTCGCGATCTGCACGGTCCTGTACATCGCGATGGCCGCGGTGATGACCGGCCTGGTGCCGTACGCACAGCTGGGCACGGACGAGCCGGTCGTGACCGCGGTGGCGGCGCATCCGGAACTGGGCTGGCTGCGCATCGTGGTGGAGATCGGCGCGCTGATCGGCCTGTCGTCGGTGGTGCTGGTGATGATCATCGGCCAGCCGCGCATCTTCATGATCATGGCGCGCGACGGCCTGCTGCCGCCGGTGTTCACCCGGATCCATCCCGAATACCGCACGCCGCACATCAACACGGTGATCACCGGCATCGGCATCGCCGTGCTGGCGGCGCTGTTCCCGCTGGACGTGCTGGGCGAGCTGACCTCGATGGGCACGCTGATCGCGTTCGCCGCCGTGTGCGGTGGCGTGCTGATCCTGCGCCGGACCCAGCCCGACCTGCCGCGTCCGTTCCGCATCCCGTTCGCATGGCTCATCTGCACCGCAGGCATCCTCAGCTGCCTGGCGCTGCTGTCCACGATGACCGCGCACAACTGGTTCCTGATGGTCGTCTGGACCGCCGCGGGCTTCCTGATCTACTTCCTGTACGGCTTCAAGCACAGCCGCATGCGCGGCTGA
- a CDS encoding amino acid permease, which yields MLFWRVKPLDKILETAEKKSLKRQLGAFQLTMLGIGAIIGTGIFVLTAEAGQKAGPAMMLAFVIAAVVCALAALAYSELASMVPVAGSAYTYTYGVLGEGLAWIVGWALVLEYAIAAGAVSVGWSGYMNGLLNSAGVSLPEFLKTGPMDGGGFNLLAFLIALVVTGLLVIGTSKSAKVNAVLVAIKVIALTAFIAIAVPAAKDPNFQPFFPTGWGSPLGGIGVLGAAASIFFAYVGFDAVSTAAEETKNPNRNIPIGLIGSLLVCTVFYLLVGYGAVGSVGSQPMFDANGVALHPGSPELAAACKGSEALVCSKEPLAHVLRLLGFQGMGNLIGLAAALALPSVILMMIYGQTRIFFTMSRDGLLPEILSKVHPKFHTPHVITVITGLFVATFAALFPVGVLADISNSGTLFAFIAVSCAVMVLRVQQPNRPRGFRTPMVWVVCPLAIAGCLLLFLNLSTYTLSMFFGWAAIGLVVYFLYGYRKSHMAPGNAPASGPTLEKHPTFHEGPDPGP from the coding sequence ATGCTTTTCTGGCGCGTCAAGCCGCTCGACAAGATTCTTGAAACAGCTGAAAAGAAATCGCTGAAGCGGCAGCTCGGCGCGTTCCAACTGACGATGCTCGGCATCGGCGCGATCATCGGTACCGGCATCTTCGTGCTCACCGCCGAAGCCGGACAGAAGGCCGGTCCGGCCATGATGCTCGCCTTCGTGATCGCCGCAGTCGTCTGCGCCCTGGCGGCACTGGCCTACTCCGAACTGGCCTCGATGGTCCCCGTCGCGGGTTCGGCCTACACCTATACCTACGGCGTGCTCGGCGAAGGCCTGGCCTGGATCGTCGGCTGGGCGCTGGTGCTCGAGTACGCGATCGCCGCGGGCGCGGTATCGGTGGGCTGGTCGGGCTACATGAACGGTCTGCTCAACAGTGCCGGTGTCTCGCTACCCGAATTCCTCAAGACCGGTCCGATGGACGGCGGCGGCTTCAACCTGCTGGCCTTCCTCATCGCGCTGGTCGTCACCGGCCTGCTGGTGATCGGCACGTCCAAGTCGGCCAAGGTCAACGCCGTCCTCGTCGCGATCAAGGTGATCGCGCTGACCGCCTTCATCGCCATCGCGGTGCCGGCGGCGAAGGATCCGAACTTCCAGCCGTTCTTTCCGACTGGCTGGGGCAGCCCGCTGGGCGGCATCGGCGTGCTCGGCGCGGCGGCGTCGATCTTCTTCGCCTACGTCGGCTTCGACGCGGTCTCCACCGCGGCCGAGGAAACCAAGAACCCCAACCGCAACATCCCGATCGGCCTGATCGGTTCGCTGCTGGTGTGCACCGTGTTCTACCTGCTGGTCGGCTACGGCGCGGTCGGTTCGGTCGGTTCGCAGCCGATGTTCGACGCCAACGGCGTGGCCCTGCATCCGGGCAGCCCGGAACTGGCCGCCGCGTGCAAGGGCAGCGAAGCCCTGGTGTGCAGCAAGGAACCGCTGGCCCACGTGCTGCGCCTGCTCGGCTTCCAGGGCATGGGCAACCTGATCGGCCTGGCCGCGGCGCTGGCGCTGCCGTCGGTCATCCTGATGATGATCTACGGCCAGACCCGCATCTTCTTCACCATGTCGCGCGACGGCCTGCTGCCGGAGATCCTGTCGAAGGTGCATCCGAAGTTCCACACGCCGCACGTCATCACCGTCATCACCGGCCTGTTCGTGGCGACCTTCGCCGCGCTGTTCCCGGTGGGCGTGCTGGCCGACATCTCCAACTCGGGCACGCTGTTCGCGTTCATCGCGGTGTCCTGCGCGGTGATGGTGCTGCGTGTGCAGCAGCCGAACCGTCCGCGTGGCTTCCGCACGCCGATGGTGTGGGTGGTGTGCCCGCTGGCGATCGCCGGCTGCCTGCTGCTGTTCCTCAACCTGTCGACGTACACGCTGAGCATGTTCTTCGGCTGGGCGGCGATCGGCTTGGTGGTCTACTTCCTCTACGGTTACCGCAAGAGCCACATGGCCCCGGGCAACGCTCCGGCCAGCGGCCCGACGCTCGAGAAGCACCCGACTTTCCACGAAGGTCCGGACCCGGGTCCGTAA
- a CDS encoding NUDIX hydrolase, producing the protein MPRSSAPEIALLRETLSLYGRSWPDEHASVTLFTGLLDEADAPMPGADPFSRERLGGHFTASSWLVDRSGTRVLLTHHRKLERWLQLGGHADGDRDLARVALREAEEESGLSGLTVEPEMFDLDRHWIPERGDVPGHWHYDVRYVVHAGDDEGYVVSEESHDLAWRSIDEILADASSDESMLRMAKKWMERAGKG; encoded by the coding sequence ATGCCCCGTTCATCCGCTCCCGAGATCGCGCTGCTGCGCGAAACGCTGTCCCTGTACGGACGTTCCTGGCCGGACGAACACGCGAGCGTGACCCTGTTCACCGGATTGCTCGACGAAGCCGATGCGCCGATGCCGGGCGCCGATCCGTTCTCGCGCGAGCGACTGGGCGGCCACTTCACCGCATCGAGCTGGCTCGTCGACCGTTCCGGCACGCGTGTGCTGCTGACCCATCACCGCAAACTCGAACGCTGGCTGCAGCTCGGCGGCCACGCCGACGGCGATCGCGACCTGGCGCGCGTGGCGCTGCGCGAAGCGGAGGAGGAGTCGGGACTGAGCGGATTGACGGTCGAGCCGGAGATGTTCGATCTCGACCGACACTGGATTCCCGAGCGCGGCGACGTGCCGGGTCACTGGCATTACGACGTGCGTTACGTGGTGCACGCCGGCGACGACGAAGGCTATGTCGTCAGTGAGGAATCGCACGATCTGGCGTGGCGCTCGATCGACGAAATCCTTGCGGATGCGTCGAGCGACGAGTCGATGTTGCGGATGGCGAAGAAGTGGATGGAGCGTGCAGGGAAAGGCTGA